One Thermus sp. CCB_US3_UF1 DNA window includes the following coding sequences:
- a CDS encoding Lrp/AsnC family transcriptional regulator, whose translation MITAFVLIRARGDRIAALGEAMAELPQVAEVYSVTGPFDLVALLRLKDLEELDEAVTQGILGLEGVERTETLLGFRAYPKRLLNQGFSLGEG comes from the coding sequence GTGATCACCGCCTTCGTCCTCATCCGCGCCCGGGGGGACCGCATCGCCGCCTTGGGCGAGGCCATGGCCGAGCTACCCCAGGTGGCCGAGGTCTACTCGGTGACGGGGCCCTTTGACCTGGTGGCCCTGCTGCGCCTGAAAGACCTGGAGGAGCTGGACGAGGCCGTCACCCAGGGGATCCTGGGCCTGGAGGGGGTGGAGCGCACGGAAACCCTCCTGGGCTTCCGCGCCTACCCCAAGCGCCTCCTGAACCAGGGCTTTTCCCTGGGCGAGGGATAG
- a CDS encoding type II CAAX prenyl endopeptidase Rce1 family protein yields the protein MPRPLGFLLGLQGGLLLLGAGGMLLLGLPLGGEAHPVRDPLVGLGLLLLLGGLEVLFRHLFPASFQEAERLHQALGRALREAGTGPEGLLLLALLSGVAEEVFFRGLLQSLLVGWLGLGGLFLQALLFALLHPAPRRAFAYPLYTGLAGLLLGGAYLLTGSLLPGILAHVAHNARGFYQLWRG from the coding sequence GTGCCCAGGCCCCTAGGCTTCCTCCTCGGGCTCCAAGGGGGGCTCCTCCTCCTGGGCGCCGGGGGGATGCTCCTCCTGGGCCTGCCCTTGGGGGGAGAGGCCCACCCCGTGCGCGACCCCCTGGTGGGCCTGGGGCTTTTGCTCCTCCTGGGAGGCCTCGAGGTCCTCTTCCGCCACCTCTTCCCCGCCTCCTTCCAGGAGGCCGAAAGGCTCCACCAGGCCCTGGGAAGGGCCTTGCGGGAAGCGGGCACCGGCCCCGAAGGCCTCCTTCTCCTGGCCCTCCTCTCCGGGGTGGCGGAGGAGGTCTTCTTCCGCGGGCTGCTGCAAAGCCTTCTGGTGGGCTGGTTGGGGCTTGGAGGGCTTTTCCTCCAGGCCCTCCTCTTCGCCCTCCTCCACCCCGCCCCCAGGCGGGCCTTCGCCTACCCCTTGTACACCGGCCTGGCGGGCCTCCTCCTGGGGGGAGCCTACCTCCTCACGGGAAGCCTTTTACCCGGTATCCTGGCCCACGTGGCCCACAACGCCCGGGGCTTTTACCAGCTTTGGCGGGGTTGA
- a CDS encoding regulatory protein RecX, producing the protein MDREALAYALRLLSRRALSRARLREKLLARFPESEAEGVLKRLEELGYLDDRALAETLVALRPKYGPAKLRHLLRARGVPEEVAEEVLAAYGEEEVLQAALRALRRYPRRQDQAKAVRFLLGRGFPLGVALEAFRLAKEEESG; encoded by the coding sequence GTGGACAGGGAGGCTTTGGCCTATGCCCTTAGGCTCCTCTCCCGGAGGGCCTTGAGCCGGGCGCGCCTTAGGGAGAAGCTCCTGGCCCGCTTCCCCGAGTCCGAGGCCGAAGGGGTTCTGAAGAGGCTGGAGGAACTGGGCTATTTGGACGACCGGGCCCTGGCGGAAACCCTGGTGGCCCTGAGGCCCAAGTACGGCCCGGCCAAGCTCCGCCACCTCCTCCGGGCCCGGGGGGTGCCGGAGGAGGTGGCCGAGGAGGTCTTGGCCGCCTACGGGGAGGAGGAGGTGCTCCAGGCGGCCCTTAGGGCCCTTCGCCGCTACCCCCGCCGCCAGGACCAGGCCAAGGCGGTGCGCTTTCTCTTGGGGCGGGGCTTTCCCCTGGGGGTGGCCCTCGAGGCCTTCCGGCTTGCCAAGGAGGAGGAAAGCGGGTAA
- a CDS encoding metallophosphoesterase — protein MRVFAIADPHLSRVHPKPMTVFGPAWHGHPEAFFRGWREVVGPEDLVIVPGDISWAMRLSEALPDLLDLAALPGTKVLLKGNHDYWWPSISRLRAVLPPGMYALQNDALVFSGVAVAGTRGWQYPPPTPEDAKVFAREVERLRLSLKDLEGKPYRHLIVAFHFPPFGPGGEATPLLEVAAEAKPEAIVYGHLHGADPERLPPSYQGIPLHLVAADALGFRPKALLDV, from the coding sequence ATGCGGGTCTTCGCCATCGCCGACCCCCACCTTTCCCGCGTCCACCCCAAGCCCATGACCGTGTTTGGACCCGCCTGGCATGGGCATCCCGAGGCCTTTTTCCGCGGCTGGCGGGAGGTGGTGGGGCCGGAGGACCTGGTGATCGTGCCCGGGGATATCTCCTGGGCCATGCGCCTTTCCGAGGCCCTCCCCGACCTCTTGGACCTGGCGGCCCTGCCGGGGACCAAGGTCCTCCTCAAGGGCAACCACGACTACTGGTGGCCCTCCATCAGCCGCCTGCGGGCGGTGTTGCCGCCAGGGATGTACGCCCTGCAAAACGACGCCCTGGTCTTCTCCGGGGTGGCGGTGGCCGGCACCCGGGGCTGGCAGTACCCGCCCCCTACCCCGGAGGACGCCAAGGTCTTTGCCCGGGAGGTGGAGCGGCTAAGGCTCTCCCTCAAGGACCTGGAGGGCAAGCCCTACCGCCACCTGATCGTGGCCTTCCACTTCCCCCCCTTCGGCCCGGGCGGGGAGGCCACGCCCCTTTTGGAGGTGGCGGCGGAAGCCAAGCCCGAGGCCATCGTCTACGGCCACCTGCACGGGGCCGACCCCGAGCGCCTCCCCCCAAGCTACCAGGGCATCCCCCTGCACCTGGTGGCCGCCGACGCCTTGGGTTTCCGGCCCAAGGCCCTCCTAGACGTATGA